The Streptomyces camelliae genome window below encodes:
- a CDS encoding SURF1 family protein translates to MYRFLLTPRWWGINVFVLLAIPFCIFMGSWQLSRFEGRVHDSRAATKQAASDRHETAQPLDRMLPVDKATSGRRVSAHGRYGTQLLVPGRQVDGRYGFYVLTLLRTGSGKSLPVVRGWLPGTADAAKAPAPPTGEVTVTGALQASETPGDNGVSAAGGLPAGQTAAISSASLVNLVPDKLYDAWITLDKADSGMKAVPASAPQGTGLDLKAFQNLGYTGEWFVFAGFVVFMWFRLLRREAEAVRDAELGLVPEEETAPATVSAP, encoded by the coding sequence GTGTACCGGTTTCTGCTGACACCCCGCTGGTGGGGCATCAACGTCTTCGTGCTGCTCGCCATCCCGTTCTGCATCTTCATGGGGTCGTGGCAGCTGAGCCGGTTCGAGGGGCGGGTGCACGACAGCCGCGCCGCGACGAAGCAGGCCGCCTCCGACCGGCACGAGACCGCACAGCCGCTGGACCGGATGCTGCCCGTCGACAAGGCGACCTCCGGCCGCCGGGTCAGCGCGCACGGGCGGTACGGCACCCAGCTGCTGGTGCCCGGCCGGCAGGTCGACGGCAGATACGGCTTCTACGTCCTGACCCTGCTGCGCACCGGCTCCGGCAAGTCCCTGCCGGTGGTCCGGGGCTGGCTGCCCGGCACGGCGGACGCGGCGAAGGCCCCGGCCCCGCCCACCGGTGAGGTCACCGTCACCGGCGCGCTCCAGGCCTCCGAGACGCCCGGCGACAACGGCGTCAGCGCGGCCGGTGGACTCCCCGCGGGCCAAACGGCGGCGATCAGCTCGGCCTCGCTGGTGAACCTGGTGCCGGACAAGCTGTACGACGCCTGGATCACCCTCGACAAGGCCGACTCCGGCATGAAGGCCGTCCCCGCGAGCGCCCCGCAGGGCACCGGCCTGGACCTGAAGGCCTTCCAGAACCTCGGCTACACCGGCGAGTGGTTCGTCTTCGCCGGCTTCGTGGTCTTCATGTGGTTCCGGCTGCTGCGCCGCGAGGCGGAGGCGGTACGGGACGCCGAGCTGGGCCTGGTGCCGGAGGAGGAGACGGCTCCGGCGACGGTGAGCGCCCCGTAG
- a CDS encoding permease has translation MAITEEAPPGTETGPGTETGAESRGVNSSLVLTLLLVLAVLAQSPIRGLLGTPLMQSWMTVFVAVTVQALPFLVLGVLLSAALAVFVPPSFFARALPSRPALAVPVAGVAGAILPGCECASVPVAGALVRRGVTPAAALAFLLSAPAINPIVLTATAVAFPRNPEMVLGRFAASLLVACAMGWLWQRLGRTDWLRPPAHGAHEGATKGEAFWNSVRHDTVHAGGFLVLGAMASATLKAVAPASWLRTAAGNPLVAILALAVLAVLLSICSEADAFVAASLTQFSLTAKLVFLVVGPMIDLKLFAMQAGTFGRTFALRFAPVTFAMAVAGAVVTGTVLL, from the coding sequence GTGGCCATCACCGAAGAAGCCCCGCCCGGCACGGAGACCGGCCCCGGAACGGAAACCGGGGCGGAGAGCCGGGGGGTCAACTCCTCGCTGGTGCTGACCCTGCTGCTGGTGCTGGCGGTGCTCGCCCAGTCCCCGATCCGCGGGCTCCTCGGCACCCCGCTGATGCAGAGCTGGATGACGGTGTTCGTCGCGGTGACCGTGCAGGCGCTGCCCTTCCTGGTGCTCGGCGTGCTGCTCTCGGCGGCGCTCGCGGTGTTCGTGCCGCCGTCCTTCTTCGCCCGTGCCCTGCCCAGCCGCCCCGCCCTGGCCGTCCCGGTGGCCGGAGTCGCGGGCGCGATCCTGCCGGGCTGCGAGTGCGCGTCGGTGCCGGTGGCGGGCGCGCTGGTGCGCAGGGGAGTCACCCCCGCCGCCGCCCTCGCCTTCCTCCTCTCCGCCCCCGCGATCAACCCGATCGTGCTGACCGCCACCGCCGTCGCCTTCCCGCGCAACCCGGAGATGGTCCTCGGCCGGTTCGCCGCGAGCCTGCTGGTGGCGTGTGCGATGGGCTGGCTGTGGCAGCGGCTGGGCCGCACCGACTGGCTGCGCCCGCCGGCCCACGGCGCGCACGAGGGCGCGACCAAGGGGGAGGCGTTCTGGAACTCGGTACGGCACGACACGGTGCACGCCGGCGGCTTCCTGGTGCTCGGCGCGATGGCCTCCGCGACCCTGAAGGCGGTGGCCCCGGCGTCCTGGCTGCGCACGGCCGCCGGCAATCCCCTGGTCGCGATCCTCGCCCTGGCCGTCCTCGCCGTGCTGCTGTCCATCTGCTCGGAGGCGGACGCGTTCGTCGCGGCCTCCCTCACCCAGTTCTCCCTGACGGCCAAGCTGGTGTTCCTGGTGGTGGGCCCGATGATCGACCTCAAGCTGTTCGCGATGCAGGCCGGCACCTTCGGCCGTACCTTCGCCCTGCGTTTCGCCCCCGTCACGTTCGCGATGGCCGTCGCGGGCGCCGTGGTGACCGGGACGGTGCTGCTGTGA
- a CDS encoding S9 family peptidase encodes MSESNRPGTHSAPVTPDWEKRFRAPRVSLPDWAEDAPHRSLFVSNATGTYELYAWDRASGEQRQATDRPNGTTDGVLSPDGTWIWWFDDKDGDEFGIWRRQPFEGGAAEPAVPGLAPSYPAGLALARDGRTAVVGRSTDEDGTTIHLAREGEAPAEIYRHRESAGVGDLSHDGTLIAVEHTEHGDAMHAALRVLRPDGTTVAELDDTKGGTQELGLEVLGFAPVEGDARLLIGHQRRGRWEPLVWDVATGEQTDLDLELPGDVSAEWYPDGSALLIAHGFEARSELFRFDLATRELTRIPTPPGTVSGATARPDGSVEYLWSSAEEPPAVRSTSGGVVLDPPGIVCPPSVPVEDVWVEGPGGRIHALIQKPAGATGPLPTVFDLHGGPTWHDSDSFAAGPAAWVDQGYAVIRVNYRGSTGYGRAWTDALKHRVGLIELEDVAAVREWAVSSGLADPSRLVLTGGSWGGYLTLLGIGTQPDAWTVGIAVVPVADYVTAYHDEMEALKAMDRTLLGGTPEEVPERFEASSPLTYVDQVKAPVYISAGVNDPRCPIRQIDNYVKRLETRGAVHEVYRYDAGHGSLVVDERIKQVRLEMDFAARHLPGA; translated from the coding sequence ATGAGTGAGAGCAACCGGCCGGGCACGCACAGTGCGCCGGTCACGCCGGACTGGGAGAAGCGCTTCCGGGCGCCACGGGTGTCGCTGCCCGACTGGGCGGAGGACGCGCCGCACCGCTCCCTGTTCGTGTCGAACGCGACGGGGACGTACGAGCTGTATGCCTGGGACCGGGCGTCGGGCGAGCAGCGGCAGGCGACGGACCGGCCGAACGGCACGACGGACGGCGTGCTCTCCCCGGACGGCACCTGGATCTGGTGGTTCGACGACAAGGACGGCGACGAGTTCGGCATCTGGCGCCGCCAGCCCTTCGAGGGCGGCGCGGCCGAGCCGGCGGTCCCCGGCCTCGCCCCCTCCTACCCGGCCGGCCTGGCCCTGGCCCGCGACGGACGCACGGCGGTCGTCGGCCGCTCCACGGACGAGGACGGTACGACGATCCACCTCGCGCGCGAGGGCGAGGCCCCGGCCGAGATCTACCGGCACCGCGAGTCGGCGGGCGTCGGCGACCTCTCCCACGACGGCACCCTGATCGCCGTCGAGCACACCGAGCACGGCGACGCGATGCACGCGGCGCTGCGCGTGCTGCGCCCGGACGGCACGACGGTCGCCGAGCTGGACGACACCAAGGGCGGCACGCAGGAGCTGGGCCTGGAGGTGCTCGGCTTCGCCCCCGTCGAGGGCGATGCCCGCCTGCTCATCGGCCATCAGCGCCGGGGCCGCTGGGAGCCGCTGGTGTGGGACGTGGCGACGGGCGAGCAGACCGACCTCGACCTGGAGCTGCCCGGTGACGTCAGCGCCGAGTGGTATCCGGACGGCTCGGCCCTGCTCATCGCGCACGGCTTCGAGGCCCGCAGCGAGCTGTTCCGCTTCGACCTCGCCACGCGCGAGCTGACCCGTATCCCCACCCCGCCCGGTACGGTCTCCGGCGCCACGGCCCGCCCCGACGGCAGCGTGGAGTACCTGTGGTCGTCGGCCGAGGAGCCGCCGGCCGTGCGCTCCACCTCCGGCGGGGTCGTGCTGGACCCGCCGGGTATTGTCTGCCCGCCGTCGGTGCCGGTGGAGGACGTGTGGGTGGAGGGGCCCGGCGGCCGCATCCACGCCCTGATCCAGAAGCCGGCCGGCGCCACCGGCCCCCTCCCCACGGTCTTCGACCTGCACGGCGGCCCGACCTGGCACGACAGCGACTCCTTCGCCGCGGGCCCGGCCGCCTGGGTCGACCAGGGCTACGCCGTGATCCGCGTCAACTACCGCGGCTCCACGGGGTACGGCCGGGCCTGGACCGACGCGCTGAAGCACCGGGTCGGCCTGATCGAGCTGGAGGACGTGGCGGCGGTCCGCGAGTGGGCGGTGTCCTCGGGCCTCGCCGACCCCAGCCGCCTGGTCCTGACCGGCGGTTCCTGGGGCGGCTATCTCACCCTGCTCGGCATCGGCACCCAGCCCGACGCGTGGACGGTGGGCATCGCGGTCGTGCCCGTCGCGGACTACGTCACCGCGTACCACGACGAGATGGAGGCCCTGAAGGCCATGGACCGCACCCTGCTCGGCGGCACCCCCGAGGAGGTCCCGGAGCGCTTCGAGGCGTCCTCCCCGCTGACCTACGTCGACCAGGTCAAGGCCCCGGTCTACATCTCGGCGGGTGTCAACGACCCGCGCTGCCCGATCCGCCAGATCGACAACTACGTCAAACGCCTGGAGACGAGGGGCGCGGTGCACGAGGTCTACCGCTACGACGCCGGCCACGGCTCGCTGGTCGTGGACGAACGCATCAAGCAGGTCCGCCTGGAGATGGACTTCGCGGCGAGACACCTGCCGGGGGCGTAG
- a CDS encoding NAD-binding protein, translating to MVVCGDDGLAHRLAAELRGVYGEQVTLVVPPNGRTVRPPVVGRARAASAALFDRMVSAAVSRAGAVTGTPTAPASAASGAGGADGPRVLEAADLTEAVLAEAGVERAAALALVFDDDETNIRAALTARRLNPRLRLVLRLYNRRLGQHIEELLDQAAALATGGGEGGADASTTVLSDADTAAPALAATAVAGTSKVVQTEGLLLRAVERPLPEGGPAAGSGLPTLALLSGNDPAATPGTDEHDGAAEQEPRLLPDDEEVERGRAAGRTALVLEQASAAVGPEPATPGRRRRGGRGAGGRGVGGVPPLASLFSRRLRWSLAGIVGCVVALAVSLWLVTGIHPLGAFYLTLLDLFAIDNPAIGDSLGRQLLQLLSGLVGLLLLPVLLAAVLEALGTFRTASALRKPPRGLGGHVVLLGLGKIGTRVLTRLRELNVPVVCVESDPEARGLATARSLRVPVVLGDVTQEGVLEAAKIHRAYALLAVTSADTTNLEAVLYARTVRPDLRVVLRLYDDDFATAVYRTLRAAYPHALTRSRSVTHLAAPAFAGAMLGRQVLGAIPVERRVLLFAAVDVAAHPQLEGRTVREAFRAGSWRVLALAGRADTAPDHVLEKGDRVVVAATRRGLAELR from the coding sequence ATGGTGGTGTGCGGTGACGACGGGCTCGCGCACCGGCTGGCGGCCGAGTTGCGCGGGGTCTACGGCGAGCAGGTCACCCTGGTCGTACCGCCGAACGGGCGCACCGTCCGTCCTCCGGTCGTCGGCCGGGCCCGCGCCGCGTCGGCGGCGCTGTTCGACCGTATGGTCAGCGCCGCGGTGAGCCGGGCGGGCGCCGTCACCGGGACGCCGACGGCGCCGGCGAGTGCGGCCAGTGGCGCGGGCGGGGCCGACGGGCCCCGGGTGCTGGAGGCCGCCGACCTCACCGAGGCCGTTCTCGCCGAGGCCGGGGTGGAGCGGGCCGCAGCGCTCGCCCTCGTCTTCGACGACGACGAGACCAACATCCGCGCCGCGCTGACCGCCCGCCGGCTCAACCCCCGCCTCCGGCTCGTCCTCCGGCTCTACAACCGCCGGTTGGGCCAGCACATCGAGGAACTCCTCGACCAGGCGGCCGCGTTGGCGACGGGCGGCGGCGAGGGCGGTGCGGACGCCTCCACCACCGTGCTGTCCGACGCCGACACCGCCGCGCCCGCGCTGGCCGCCACCGCCGTCGCCGGCACCAGCAAGGTCGTGCAGACCGAGGGGCTGCTGCTGCGGGCCGTGGAACGCCCGCTGCCCGAGGGCGGGCCCGCCGCCGGCTCCGGGCTGCCGACGCTGGCCCTGCTGTCGGGCAACGACCCCGCCGCCACGCCCGGTACGGACGAGCACGACGGCGCCGCGGAGCAGGAGCCCCGTCTGCTGCCGGACGACGAGGAGGTGGAACGGGGGCGGGCCGCCGGGCGGACGGCCCTGGTGCTGGAGCAGGCGTCGGCGGCGGTCGGCCCGGAGCCGGCCACGCCCGGCCGCCGAAGGAGGGGCGGTCGCGGGGCGGGCGGTCGCGGGGTGGGTGGCGTGCCGCCCCTCGCCTCCCTCTTCTCCCGGCGGCTGCGCTGGTCGCTGGCCGGCATCGTGGGCTGTGTCGTCGCGCTCGCCGTCTCACTGTGGCTGGTGACCGGTATCCACCCCCTGGGCGCCTTCTACCTGACGCTCCTCGATCTGTTCGCCATCGACAACCCCGCCATCGGTGACTCGCTGGGCCGCCAGCTCCTCCAACTCCTCTCCGGTCTCGTCGGGTTGCTGCTGCTGCCGGTGCTGCTGGCGGCCGTACTGGAGGCGCTGGGCACCTTCCGCACCGCCTCCGCCCTGCGCAAACCGCCGCGCGGCCTCGGCGGGCATGTGGTGCTGCTCGGACTCGGGAAGATCGGCACCCGGGTGCTGACCCGGCTGCGCGAGCTGAACGTCCCCGTCGTGTGCGTGGAGTCCGACCCGGAGGCGCGGGGCCTCGCGACCGCGCGCAGCCTGCGGGTGCCGGTGGTCCTGGGTGATGTCACCCAGGAGGGGGTGCTGGAGGCCGCCAAGATCCACCGGGCGTACGCCCTGCTCGCCGTGACCAGCGCCGACACCACGAACCTGGAGGCCGTGCTGTACGCGCGCACCGTACGCCCCGATCTGCGGGTGGTGCTGCGCCTCTACGACGACGACTTCGCCACCGCGGTGTACCGCACGCTCCGGGCCGCGTACCCGCACGCCCTGACCCGGAGCCGCAGCGTCACGCACCTGGCCGCGCCCGCGTTCGCCGGGGCGATGCTGGGCCGGCAGGTGCTGGGCGCGATCCCGGTGGAGCGCAGGGTCCTGCTCTTCGCCGCGGTGGACGTCGCCGCCCACCCCCAGCTGGAGGGTCGCACGGTCCGCGAGGCCTTCCGGGCCGGTTCCTGGCGTGTCCTGGCCCTGGCGGGCCGCGCCGACACGGCCCCCGACCACGTCCTGGAGAAGGGCGACCGGGTCGTCGTGGCCGCCACCCGCCGGGGCCTGGCGGAACTCCGCTGA
- a CDS encoding TIGR03943 family putative permease subunit, translating to MNRQSQAAVMFLLGAALLHAGSTDLYLRYVKAGLQPLLLASGAVLIVGALATVWYERKRHRLRRQTHEGHAHPEPRVSWLLLLPLLALILIAPPALGSYSALRSGTALQKPYGLGPLPGGSGPVQLSVVDYASRAAYGNGRSLGGRTVRVTGFLALDGSGAPYLVRMALNCCAADAQPVKIALTGQLPPVLRPDAWLTVTGSYSPRLSRDPVNNGPIPYLKVTSAQPVPVPHDPYDETWNN from the coding sequence GTGAACCGCCAGTCCCAGGCCGCCGTCATGTTCCTGCTCGGCGCCGCCCTGCTGCACGCGGGCAGCACCGATCTGTACCTGCGCTACGTCAAGGCGGGCCTGCAACCGCTGCTGCTGGCCTCGGGCGCGGTGCTGATCGTGGGGGCGCTGGCGACCGTCTGGTACGAGCGCAAGCGCCATCGCCTGCGGCGACAGACCCACGAAGGCCACGCCCACCCCGAACCCCGGGTCTCCTGGCTGCTCCTGCTCCCCCTCCTCGCCCTCATCCTCATCGCCCCGCCCGCGCTCGGCTCGTACAGCGCCCTGCGCTCCGGTACGGCGCTGCAGAAGCCGTACGGCCTCGGGCCGTTGCCCGGTGGCAGCGGGCCGGTGCAGCTGTCCGTGGTCGACTACGCCTCCCGCGCCGCCTACGGCAACGGCCGCTCCCTGGGCGGCCGGACGGTCCGGGTCACCGGGTTCCTCGCGCTGGACGGCTCGGGCGCGCCGTATCTGGTGCGCATGGCCCTCAACTGCTGTGCCGCGGACGCCCAGCCGGTCAAGATCGCGCTGACCGGCCAACTGCCCCCCGTGCTGCGGCCGGACGCCTGGCTGACCGTGACCGGCAGCTACAGCCCCCGGCTGAGCCGCGACCCCGTCAACAACGGCCCGATCCCCTATCTGAAGGTCACCTCGGCACAGCCGGTACCGGTGCCGCACGACCCGTACGACGAGACCTGGAACAACTGA